A genomic region of Rhipicephalus sanguineus isolate Rsan-2018 chromosome 1, BIME_Rsan_1.4, whole genome shotgun sequence contains the following coding sequences:
- the LOC119388994 gene encoding uncharacterized protein K02A2.6-like: MPLYGRLEPFEGDGSAWPIYEEQVHVFFRANDTPEEKQRDIFLASCGTQVFSLLLDLLKPATPHTKTLSELLTTLRSHFSPASSTLMERFRFNNRSRREGESLGQFVAALRGLASTCAFGDQLDSLLRDRFVCGINSPAMQTRLLELPDPSLDDVVKAALAMDAATKDAGEIARAASTEAAVNKMVARDGICSRCGDAHSPSQCQFVHSQCFTCGKTGHLARVCRTGKQNSAPQQQPGSSPGSTTARGQGRRRKWRRGRAAAGSGSSAARLNVVSENPPIFDMWHTGLVPSSVPPYVLTVEVCGRPISMELDTGASVSVMAGKLFKRTFPGVAVEASGVMLRSYSGELSQVEGQAQVSVRFGNREATLPLYLTKGSSPTLLGRNWICALGVRLPEGQEAALHGLQDIPSLLTDFQSLFQPGVGTFAGTTAGIHVPEGVRPRFFKPRPLPFALKDGVTQELQRLQREGILVPVKTAEWAAPIVPVPKRDGSVRICGDFKVTINPVATVEKYPLPRIEDLWSALSGGQKFTKLDLRDAYQQLVLQEASRKYVTISTTMGLFQYTRLPFGVTSAPAIFQREMDNLFRGMKHVAVYLDDILVTGIDDGDHMQNLHNVLARLQDAGLKLKREKCVFMVPSVEYLGHVISQAGLTPAPRKVEAVLKAPKPRNKKELQSYLGLINFYRRFLPNLSAHLQPLHILLRDGQHWVWKKEQDVAFEHSKQLITKAPVLVHFDPAKPVVLTVDASPYGVGAVLAHRDKDGQERPVSFASRRLHTAEQRYSHLDKEGLALMFGVERFHQYLWGRKFEAVTDHKPLLGLLGPDKAVPVQASPRVVRWALKLAAYSYQLVYRPGKDLGPADALSRLPLPEVPAAVPEPAEVLMLEHAYPEVLSRSAVSQATSRDPVLSQVVKAVSRGEELVQQPYSHKAAELSLEQGCLLWGSRVVIPQSLRSRVLQLLHAGHPGVEKTKMVARSHVWWPGLDQDIAHMVQSCQVCQEHQRASRHVEITPWPFPQRPWSRLHVDFGGPFKGHYFLVIVDAFSKWVEVLPVTTPSAGATIAALRQVFAAQGLPDIIVSDNGPAFASAEYLAWLTKNGIRRMMVPPYHPASNGAAERVVQTIKDKLKKSQAGDFRTQVARILFQYRTTPHDVTGRAPCELLLGRMVKTPLDILHPDLRSTALLKQLKQKLAADKGCRPWPLPEPGVPVFARNFRSGPPWSAGQVVAPASSSSLLVRMQDGTTWHRHADHVRANRGTWLASTATPVAASETAISQGTGASSGAPLVGPPASSVPSLPTTAVSQEESSVAQAAPGATAPSPSTPVPRRSNRRRRAPDRFSPT; the protein is encoded by the coding sequence ATGCCGCTGTACGGAAGGCTCGAGCCGTTCGAGGGAGACGGGTCCGCCTGGCCCATCTATGAGGAGCAAGTTCACGTGTTTTTCCGCGCTAACGACACGCCCGAGGAGAAACAGCGGGACATTTTCCTGGCAAGTTGCGGAACCCAAGTCTTCAGTCTCCTGCTCGACCTCCTAAAGCCGGCTACACCGCATACCAAGACGCTCAGCGAGCTGCTCACTACCCTGCGCTCGCACTTCAGTCCGGCGTCGTCCACGCTAATGGAGCGTTTCCGCTTCAACAACCGGAGCCGCCGGGAAGGGGAGAGCCTCGGGCAGTTCGTCGCCGCGCTACGAGGTTTGGCGAGTACCTGCGCTTTCGGGGACCAGCTGGACTCGCTGCTACGGGACCGTTTCGTCTGCGGCATAAACAGCCCCGCCATGCAGACACGTCTCCTGGAACTTCCCGACCCCTCGCTGGACGACGTGGTGAAAGCAGCGCTGGCGATGGACGCGGCGACAAAAGACGCCGGCGAGATTGCGCGTGCGGCGTCAACAGAAGCGGCGGTCAACAAGATGGTGGCAAGGGACGGTATATGCAGTCGCTGCGGTGACGCCCATTCCCCCTCACAGTGCCAGTTCGTACATTCGCAGTGCTTCACGTGCGGAAAAACGGGGCACCTTGCACGAGTATGCCGAACGGGGAAGCAGAACAGCGCACCACAGCAGCAGCCTGGATCAAGCCCAGGTTCCACAACAGCCCGCGGTCAGGGTAGGCGTCGCAAGTGGCGGCGGGGACGTGCGGCAGCAGGCTCGGGTTCCTCCGCGGCCAGGCTCAACGTCGTGTCCGAGAACCCGCCGATTTTCGACATGTGGCACACAGGCCTTGTCCCGTCGTCtgtgccgccttacgtgctgacCGTCGAAGTTTGCGGGCGCCCCATTTCCATGGAACTGGACACGGGGGCCAGTGTGTCGGTCATggctggcaaacttttcaaaaggACCTTCCCCGGAGTGGCCGTCGAGGCTTCAGGCGTCATGCTGCGGAGTTACTCTGGAGAGCTTTCCCAGGTCGAAGGCCAGGCCCAGGTCAGCGTTCGTTTTGGCAACAGGGAAGCAACCCTTCCTCTGTATTTGACCAAGGGGTCATCACCGACGCTGCTCGGCAGAAATTGGATTTGCGCACTGGGTGTTCGGCTGCCAGAAGGCCAGGAAGCAGCCCTACATGGCTTACAAGACATCCCGAGCCTCCTAACAGATTTCCAGTCACTGTTCCAGCCAGGGGTGGGCACATTCGCCGGTACGACTGCTGGCATCCATGTACCCGAGGGAGTCCGGCCTCGGTTTTTCAAGCCTCGCCCGCTGCCGTTCGCACTGAAGGACGGGGTAACCCAGGAGCTGCAACGGTTACAGCGAGAAGGCATCCTGGTACCAGTTAAGACTGCGGAGTGGGCCGCTCCCATCGTTCCAGTCCCCAAGCGAGATGGTAGTGTCAGAATCTGTGGGGATTTCAAGGTTACGATCAAccccgtcgctaccgtcgaaaagtACCCCCTGCCTCGGATTGAAGATCTCTGGTCGGCTTTGTCTGGTGGCCAGAAGTTCACGAAGCTCGACCTCAGAGACGCGTACCAGCAGTTGGTGCTCCAGGAGGCCTCACGGAAGTATGTCACGATATCGACAACTATGGGGCTTTTCCAGTATACGCGTTTACCATTTGGAGTGACCTCGGCACCAGCTATCTTTCAGAGAGAGATGGACAACCTCTTCAGGGGCATGAAGCACGTGgcagtgtacttggacgacatcctCGTCACCGGTATTGACGATGGAGACCacatgcagaatctgcacaaCGTTCTGGCCCGACTTCAGGATGCTGGTCTCAagctcaagcgggaaaagtgcgtGTTCATGGTTCCCAGTGTAGAATACCTCGGACACGTCATCTCCCAAGCCGGCCTGACTCCGGCCCCCCGCAAAGTTGAGGCTGTTCTGAAGGCGCCGAAGCCCCGAAACAAGAAAGAGCTGCAAAGCTACCTTGGTCTCATCAATTTCTACAGGAGGTTCCTGCCCAACCTGTCTGCGCATCTACAGCCACTGCACATTCTGCTTCGAGATGGCCAGCATTGGGTGTGGAAGAAGGAGCAGGACGTGGCCTTTGAGCACAGTAAACAGCTAATCACCAAGGCACCGGTGCTGGTGCACTTCGATCCAGCCAAGCCTGTTGTCCTTACTGTAGATGCATCACCCTATGGTGTAGGAGCCGTCCTAGCGCACAGAGACAAGGATGGCCAAGAACGCCCGGTGTCGTTTGCTTCTCGACGTCTTCACACAGCAGAGCAGCGTTACAGCCACCTGGACAAGGAAGGCCTCGCCCTCATGTTTGgcgtcgagcgttttcaccagtACCTGTGGGGCCGAAAGTTCGAGGCAGTGACGGACCACAAACCACTGCTGGGGCTACTGGGGCCAGACAAGGCGGTCCCCGTGCAGGCATCACCTCGAGTGGTACGATGGGCCTTGAAGCTGGCGGCCTACAGCTACCAGTTGGTGTACCGTCCGGGAAAAGACCTGGGACCTGCCGATGCCCTGAGCCGGTTGCCGCTGCCAGAGGTGCCTGCTGCTGTTCCAGAGCCAGCTGAAGTGCTCATGCTGGAGCATGCGTACCCAGAGGTACTCTCCAGGTCTGCTGTGTCGCAGGCGACCAGTCGGGACCCGGTCCTGTCCCAGGTGGTGAAGGCAGTATCCCGAGGGGAGGAGTTggtgcagcagccctacagccacAAGGCCGCTGAGCTGAGCCTGGAGCAGGGCTGCCTACTTTGGGGTTCCAGGGTGGTGATCCCACAAAGTCTCCGGTCCAGGGTCCTGCAGTTGCTGCACGCGGGGCATCCTGGCGTGGAAAAGACAAAGATGGTGGCCCGGTCCCACGTTTGGTGGCCTGGACTGGACCAGGACATCGCTCACATGGTGCAGAGCTGCCAAGTCTGCCAGGAACATCAACGGGCCTCGCGTCATGTGGAGATCACCCCATGGCCATTCCCACAGAGGCCCTGGTCCCGCCTTCACGTGGATTTTGGGGGCCCCTTCAAAGGCCACTACTTCCTGGTGATAGTCGACGCATTTTCAAAGTGGGTAGAAGTCCTACCTGTCACCACTCCGTCAGCAGGTGCGACCATTGCAGCACTTCGGCAGGTTTTTGCAGCCCAGGGGCTGCCGGACATCATAGTCTCCGATAATGGGCCCGCTTTCGCCAGCGCAGAGTACCTGGCCTGGCTGACAAAGAACGGAATCCGCCGAATGATGGTTCCTCCGTACCACCCTGCTTCAAACGGTGCAGCTGAGCGGGTGGTGCAGACTATTAAGGACAAACTTAAGAAGAGCCAGGCTGGGGATTTCCGTACGCAGGTCGCCCGCATACTCTTCCAGTACCGGACTACACCTCATGATGTCACCGGCCGTGCCCCCTGTGAGCTTCTGCTGGGACGGATGGTGAAGACACCGTTGGACATTCTGCATCCAGACCTCCGGTCTACGGCGCTCCTCAAACAGCTGAAGCAGAAGCTGGCTGCTGACAAAGGGTGCCGTCCTTGGCCATTGCCGGAGCCTGGAGTGCCAGTATTCGCCAGGAATTTCCGTTCTGGCCCACCTTGGTCTGCTGGACAAGTGGTCGCGCCTGCAAGCTCCTCCTCTCTGCTCGTACGAATGCAGGATGGAACCACATGGCACCGGCATGCTGACCATGTGAGGGCTAACCGCGGGACCTGGCTTGCATCCACGGCAACACCAGTTGCGGCCAGTGAGACAGCCATTTCGCAAGGGACAGGCGCCTCCAGTGGTGCGCCACTAGTTGGGCCACCGGCAAGTTCAGTGCCATCTCTGCCAACCACAGCAGTGTCCCAGGAGGAATCAAGCGTGGCACAGGCAGCACCTGGTGCTACAGCACCTAGTCCCTCAACACCTGTACCCAGGCGGAGCAATCGACGACGAAGGGCACCAGACCGCTTTTCGCCTACCTAA